A genomic segment from Oxyura jamaicensis isolate SHBP4307 breed ruddy duck chromosome 14 unlocalized genomic scaffold, BPBGC_Ojam_1.0 oxy14_random_OJ72293, whole genome shotgun sequence encodes:
- the LOC118157936 gene encoding TBC1 domain family member 24-like isoform X2: MVYIARVFDVFLVEGYKVLYRVALAILKSFHKVRAGQPMESDSIQQDIRAFVRDIAKSVSPERLLEKAFAIRLFSRKEIQLLQMANEKALQQKGITVKQKSVASPKR, from the coding sequence ATGGTATACATCGCTCGGGTCTTTGATGTGTTTCTGGTGGAGGGCTACAAAGTTCTCTATCGCGTTGCACTGGCTattctgaaatcttttcacaAAGTCAGGGCTGGGCAGCCCATGGAGTCTGACAGCATACAGCAGGATATTCGAGCTTTTGTGAGAGACATTGCGAAGTCAGTGTCTCCAGAGAGGCTTCTGGAAAAGGCCTTTGCTATCCGCCTTTTCTCACGGAAGGAGatccagctgctgcagatggcCAACGAGAAGGCTTTACAGCAGAAGGGCATCACAGTCAAACAGAAAAG
- the LOC118157936 gene encoding TBC1 domain family member 24-like isoform X1, which translates to MVYIARVFDVFLVEGYKVLYRVALAILKSFHKVRAGQPMESDSIQQDIRAFVRDIAKSVSPERLLEKAFAIRLFSRKEIQLLQMANEKALQQKGITVKQKRLLTFTLSWM; encoded by the coding sequence ATGGTATACATCGCTCGGGTCTTTGATGTGTTTCTGGTGGAGGGCTACAAAGTTCTCTATCGCGTTGCACTGGCTattctgaaatcttttcacaAAGTCAGGGCTGGGCAGCCCATGGAGTCTGACAGCATACAGCAGGATATTCGAGCTTTTGTGAGAGACATTGCGAAGTCAGTGTCTCCAGAGAGGCTTCTGGAAAAGGCCTTTGCTATCCGCCTTTTCTCACGGAAGGAGatccagctgctgcagatggcCAACGAGAAGGCTTTACAGCAGAAGGGCATCACAGTCAAACAGAAAAG